Below is a genomic region from Henckelia pumila isolate YLH828 chromosome 3, ASM3356847v2, whole genome shotgun sequence.
CCAAGGAATCATTAACATCCTAGAAGAACCATGGCCCATGGGCCAAAGAACAATGCATCTTACTTTGGAAATGTGACATCAAAGAACCACCCATATGTCAGAAAAAGAACCATGGCCCGAGGACCACAAAGCGAGGCTTACCAATAAAAGAACAATAGTTCAGGATCAAAGAATATGTTTCCTCTAGCATATTCGTCGGCTGAGCCAAAATCATATGGAAAATCAAGTCAATGTATGGTATTAAAACAGCCTGCGGGGGACTTGTTTGgccaaaaaataaatttttagatGGACCACAAATTTAAAGAAATCAGTCCAAATTGAAAAGTTCATTTACAGTGTGTTTGGAtgtttaaaaaatgaaatttggaattggatttggatttggaattggatttggattttaaaatccatgGAATTAAAATTCCATTTTGTGTTtggcaaaaaattaaaatatattttggaatttgatagtataaatttttgataaatgatattttataaaaaaaacttaaaatttataagtaaagtatatgaatttattattaaaaataaatttattgctttataaactcaaatcccgTGAAATCCGACCAATTTTGTCAAGATTTCAGTTAACTAATTGAAATCTTATGAAATCCCACCAAATACCAATCCCGTTTTGAAATCTCAAGTTGTCAAACACTAAAACGATATTTCCAATTTCAAATCCCGTGATCCAAACACAGTGTTAAGAACTCTTCTAGAAAAATGAAGTCGGATTCAGATGACAAATAGAACACCATTCAGCCAACGTGGAAAGTGAAAAATTGGTGGAAGGAGTTACGTGGGTCATGCTGCTGAAGTCATGGGTTGACAGTTGCAAGGAACCAAACAACAAAATTCGGGAAACTAAGTCAGAAACAACTCTCCAACAAGCAACAACTCATCAACACTTGAACAAAGCAAATCTCTGCAATTTCAATCTGCAATTTACAATTTCCTAATTTTTTTCGCCCTAGTTCTATCTTTCTAATTCTATTTCCAACATTTTATCTAGTTCCTCCAATTTTCAGATTTCATGTTTCAACTTTGCTtcattataaaaattttattttcaattcttATTGATATAATCATGTATTCATATTAATTGAAGAATTTAATTTCCACATTATTTAATTACATTGGtttaaattttagttatttgCATCTAAATCCGAGGAGGTTATAACGGACAGCTGAATCGGGACCCACAATGTCCGATTAAAAGTCAAATTCACACGCTTTTTCATCAAAATTTGGCACGATTTATGGCGTGCCACCCGCATGCAAAAATACAAAGCCAAACAAATCGCTTGTTCTCATTACCTTCCCTTGTCATGGTACAATAGTCCGTTCATGAACCAAAGTTCTCTCGTCCCCGGGACTGCCACTCTGTTTATAGCATCGCATACCCATGCTAAGGGAGTGAAGTCATTTAATTTAAAGATCACAAGATACATATGTTTGAATCCATCAATAGACGGTGTGGCAAAGTATTGGTGCTTGCAAGGCCAATATGTGCTTAATCAACCGCGGATGATGCTACAGTGGTTTCAGTAAACATCTAGATTTTGGCACAGGATTTGAGGCAGAATCACGGTTTTGGCTTGCACGTGGCTGGAAGGATAGGTTTAAAGAGAGACACATTCAATTGATTCGTTCTTTTTCAGGTACCATAGACACTCACTGATGTAATGGTGACGTTCAAAGAATGGATAGTTTGTATCTCTCTCACTCTCGTGAAGAAGTAGATGGACTTGCTAATGTTGCTATCATGCAAAACTCAGCTATTCCTCTAAGTTTACACCATACTCTCAGAGAAAATGTCCTAGGGACAGACGCCCAAGATCACGCAAGTTATAATGTTTACGAGTGTTCTCTGATCTGTTTATTCACCAAATACACGCGCACACGCAGAAGCTGACATATTTCCATAACAGATTTAAGAATAATCTAACGTAAacttaaaatatgaaataaaattgtGAACTGAAAAACATTACAAAGCCGACATATGTATAAAGCATGCAAACCTTCAATCAATTCACACCGGATGAAGTAACAAgtagaatttttcagaaaaaaggTATTACTCAAGCAGTTAAGAAATGTCAGAAGCATATAATCTGTAACTGGAAGGTCATCCATTTTAGCAAAAATTAACGAACATGGTAGCATTTACTACGGTTTGAATTGTTACTAAATCTAACAAAGAGATTAATGAAAGTACCTTGATTGGGCAATGGGTTACAAAGTTTAGTACGAGaacaaaaatgacaaaaaataaatCCACAAAAACTGATCTATCCTCCATGAAATATTCAATTTGACAAAGAAAATAGTTAGGAACTACAGAaaacaatataaaattaaagCCATACTCCTGCTCTATAAAACACGTCGAACCTGAGATTTACACTGTAATCAAATGTATTTGCTAATGTTGAGGTAGAGGTAGAGGTAGAGGCAGAGGTAGAGGTAGAGGCAAAGGCAGAGCTGGCCTCTTTTCCAACATGTCGTAATGAAGAACAAAATTTTCCTGCAAAAGTTTATCCAGCCAATTTTGTGTTCAActacaataaaaaattattattggcACTTATATATGACTaaaagattttgaagaaaaattgaTTGAGCCGTATCAAAGAGGGTACACAATGTTGAAAAATGAGTACTGCAAAATCCCTACGAGTTTGGGCTGAGGCTTCTCTTTAAGTTTCAGTAACTGACAAAATGGAAGATCATAACAGGAAGAGAATCTCAAACCTTGCGAATTGTCTCCCACGTGTTTGGATCAAAACAAATATAAGAGCCCCTTTCATATGTGTTTGTCTTCACAAGAGGCTCTATATTAGAAACCCTCATGTACCAACAACGGTGCTCCCTATGGTAAAACCAGCTTCGGTTATATCTGAGAAACAGTGCAGCAAAATCAGAATCAACCATGATATCTGAGTTAATTCAATCCACAAGAATTAAAAagcagaaataaaaaaaataagagttGCTAATTGCCAACATTAAATTGCCAACATTAAAAGCAGGAGAAGAAGAAACAAGTAGCAAACAAGAAATCGGCATATATTCATAGCATAGAACATACAATTCATTAGCGGCAAATAGTTGGGCTTCATCCTTTGGCATACTGCATAAGATCCATAAGAGGTCACAAATGTCATATTTATGTTACTGATAAAGAGAGTAATTTTGGAGATCGAAAGAAGACTTGCCTATAAAAAATATAGAACAATGTGTCTAACTGGAACTTTGAGAAGTACACTAGCTGCATGCCAACCCAAACAATTTCAGTAACATGAAAAAGATAGAAGTAAAGCAGATAGAAACAGAAACTTGGCCTATTGGGTAAACTCACACTCAGGGTTGGCGGTTGTTTAGCATAGTAGCATTGTGGCACAATGAATTCCGGATCTCCCTTGGCAGGCTCATCTGACCATGGGGAAGCAAACGTCTTGTAGAGATTTTCAGTGGAATTCAAGTTCAATCCTAGCGTAGTTAGGTCAATTCCAAGTGCAAGAGACGTCAAATCAGGGTCACTCATCCTTATCACATTTAACAAACCATGCAAACCATAAAGGTCAGGAGCTGTCTGTGAAGCCTGCATTTGTTTCATTCCCTGTTCCCTATATTGCTGACTAACGGGAGGAATTTGTTGAAGTCGAAATTGGGATTGACCCTGATGCTGCTGATATTGCTGTAAAAGTTGGTCGTATGACCCTATGCCGGACACCGAACTCGGAGAATTCAGAGGTCTCAATCCGATGCCTTGGGGTCCACCACTCTGGATTATGTAAAATGGAACATCATAATACATTTTATAGCACGAAATTAGCTGTTACAAAATAGCAAGAAAGGAGACAACAATGTCATCTACAAACTTGTGAAAATCCTCCCTCACAATCCACGTATTCTTCTGattgtttgataaaattttagaTAAAAAACTAATAGACAAGAGACTTGTCACAGATCACAATTTAATCAGCAAGCTGAGAAGTGTGGCACACACAAAATTTCCATGTAGATATACATATAAatctttttttgttatttacatGCTTCAAAGAAAAAAAGCTGGGAAAAAGACATACAAAATGAGTTACATTGTTAGAGCAAAATAACCTAACCTAACCTAACCTTATTATTAGGTTGAATATCAACTTAAGAATCAGTGAGCAAGCAAACCTGCGCATGATAGTTGGAATTTGATGATGGGAACATCTCTGAACTATGCAAATGGAGTAGATCTTGGTTATTCACATTCGAAAAAGGTCCACCAGTGCCGCTGGCAGCAGGAGCATGTTGCTGCTGCTGCTGTGGCCGATGAGATGAAAATGTTGGCCCAAAATTGAAACCTGCAGATCGCCCCATCTGCATTTTGAAATGGATTAAGGACAACTGAAGATGATAGTTAATCCAAATACATATCAATTTAGCAAATTTCTCACAGAAAAATGTTGAGGTTGCATCATGGCTACAGAACTATCATGAAGTTGTTCTTTCTGGTGAAGGTCCATTGAATAATCAGCATTGCCACCTGCGTAAAATCTAAAAGCATATTAACAAAATCGCTAAATCGACCAAGAAGTTTTTTCAGGCATCTAACCAATGTTTTAAACTCTATGCTACAGTAGTAGATAAGACCGACAGGTTAGAAGAGAGAATCATTTTTCCAACAAGTTGCATAACATTGTGTATCAAAAGACAATGATACCCCCTCAGTCCGTCTGTATTATCTGGAAAATAAAAATAGGACATCCATTATAACTGTCAAATGGACAGCCATTTCAGATGGCCAATTTACGATTAGACAAGAATCGCATAAGAATCACAAATGTCATTGtgattaaataaacaaaaaaacgaGGAAAGATAGTCCAAAAATATGATATCACAACATCAAAATTAGAAGTTAATATGCATGCTCGAAAAGGATGGCCAGTTTAATGATGCAGATGAACAGAATAGCAACACGACATGTGAAACGTTGATTGTAGAACAAAATTGAAAGGCCAGAATTGCTGAAATTTTAGGACATATTTGTGCGAGAGTTTTAGATTACACTCAGTCCATCTAACAAATTATATCATAAATGTGTGCAGAGGATATATTGGCTAAAAggttaaatttgaaaataacaagAAGTACATTGCTTCCCAATTACAAAAAATACttcaaaaaagaaagaaagaaacacCAGCAATGACAAGCAACAATCAAAGCCTTATCAAAAGTTTTCTACAGGACATATTCTAACAAAGACATTGCCATATATGTGGTTTTATAAAGCCAATTTTTGTTTAAGCAAAGAGAAAACATAAACTTCGACTTCGAGAATGTGAAAAGAAAAAATGTTGCATGACACGTTTGTACCTGGGTAAACAAATTTCAAGGTCTTCAACACCAAAAGACAAGTTAGAAGTTTGTAGTGGTATTCCATACCCAAAGTTGGAAGAATCCAAGAAGGATAGCGGAGACCTCAAGACTAAATGACTTAAAAGACCAATTGCAGTGGAATAGACAATAGACAAATAACAAGTCAACGactcaacaacaataaaaaagtTTCATTTCTTCTCCTTATTGCCTGTTCTTACTTTTTACCTGTTTGATGACAATTACAAATGAAATGAATTAACTTTTCTTGTTTGATAAGATCATAAACATATATAGGCACCTTTATATCCAGGTAATGCAGGAAAATCTTCATTTTGAATgctgaattcttgattttgttGAACAATAGGGCCAAGACCTTGTTTCCGCAGGGACCCTGCAAGATGGGTTTATATTGCATCTTACAGCAGAAACACATGAGCAAAAAAATAGttttacataaaataaatcCATCTACTCAGTTACCAAGTTGTCCTTGAGGACCTCCAGACGAACTAGGGCGACTAGTCAGTTGAGGGAAATCATTGATATCAAAAGAGGCACCATCATGGGTATTCACATCATTCAAAATACCCATACTATTTAGATTATTGACAGCTTGAACGAGGTTTTGAGATAAGGGACCACCAGCACCAGGATAGGAGTTTCCTAACATGGATAGTACCTGCGGGGAACCTGAACACCCAAACTGTCAGAACTGCAGTCGTTAAGCAAGTAGCATTATACTCTCACCAAATATAAATATCAACAGATCGATTGATTCAAAACatgtatattaaaatttaaaagttatgcACTTGAAACTTGTATCAAACGTACTTTTGTATCCATAACATCCTTCCActttgtaaaattattaataaatagcAACAAATGATTATAGAATCAGTAGTGTTTTAGCTGTTTTAGCATACAAGAAAATTAGTAGCAACGAATAGGTATGTAAAAATATAGACACTTTTAGTTATACTTATACAGTATCGAGTGATTTctgttgtaacttgtaaaaaaaaaaatataaccgATGGTAATCACTcacttcaaatattttaagccgTATAGCTGCTCAAACAACATGTTTCGGCCGTTGTACCAACTACCACACATGAAACCACATAAGCCACAAAAGACAACTATCCCACATTCCAAGTCATGGTAACAAAAAACGGAACAGATCTGACTCCAAGTGCATGTTGCGATGTAGAAATCCATGATTGATGATAATGatacaattcaaatattttaaacttgaTAGGAGCTCTAACACCACATTTCAATCATAGTGCCACATCTGAGCTACACATGACAACAATGACTGTTTTTACTTGCCAAAAGATTAAATTACTAAAGGGTGATTCGGTTTGTGGATTACTAATTATTCACTTTATATCTTATATTCAGTCAATTGTAGCTCACCAAGCTTGCAACGAAGACACGATTGTTGATAAATTGTCACATTATGGAGACGGGAACTCGTCGAAAGTTGTATAGTCTTCTTGATAAGTCATGTTGTTTGCCTTAATACCCCCTTACTAAAAGTAAAAGTATAGCAACACAAGCTCCACTGGTCCACAAAAATTCACCAGCACAACAGTTGAAACCATTCCTCCTCTATCTACACCCCATCACCATTGTAGTTGAAGGTTGAGTGGCAATGGAAACTGACCAAGAAGAAATGAAAGGAGGTTCAAGGCTATGATGGTTTCCAAGTGGATGATGGAGCACAGTTACATGGTTGCAGGTCATGATGGTGGCTAGTGGCAGCAATTGTAGTGATTGTGGCAACATATGCCTCCACAAACAGGATCATCCGCAAATTCATTAGTTGTAACTTGTAAGGTACTGATTTGAAAAGGTGATACAACCTTGTTGAGGGTGCAGAAAAGGAAgtaagaaaaaaatgaaatgacAGAAGAAAGATAAAAAGGACTGAAAATTAGAAACGTGATTGAAAGACTGTCTTTTAAGGTCCAGCAAACACTTCATTACAACTTCATTTTTTATCACTACGTCTAATTAAAATGGCAGAACCTAAATATTTATGACAACAGACCTTTTCACATCAGTCAAATGAACACACCCTAAAAATATACTCTAAACAGGATAACTGTAACGACCCACgtccttccaccgcatccctCCCCAGCCAATAGCATGGGATCGGACCGCATGGTTCGACGGGCATCGCACTCATGACCTCCCCACTCCTGGCAGTGGGTTTTTGCCCTCCTCAggaatcgaaccttgtacctccaggcttaAATACAAAGTActtgtacctccaggcttaAATAAAACTTTGTATTTAAGCGTACAAGGTTCGATTCCTGAGGAGGGCAAAAACCCACTGCCAGGAGTGGGGAGGTCATGAGTGTGATGCCCGTCGAACCATGCGGTCCGAGCCCATGCTATAGGCTGGGGagggatgcggtggaaggacgtgggtcgttacaaTAACGATCCAAAATACTGATGTCTTTCTGTTAGTTAGTGAATAAATTATACTTCTACAATCCATGTTACAGTACTGAAGCATAATCAGTGAGTCAATGAATAAATGATACTTCTACTATTCATGTCACAGACCACGATAATCAATTGTTAGATTTACTTTAACCAGTGTTCGAAAACTCGGGCTAGGCGCCGGGTGGCCGCACCGAAAACATGCTAATCGGTCGGCCTAGGCGGCCTTGGCGCCTAGGCGGTCCTAGGCGGGGCTAGGCGGAGATAGGGTaggattttcagatttttttttttaatttgggcttttaaattcaaaacccaaattacaaaaaaataactgaaatgtaatttttttgttgggcttaagttttaTAAGCCCTAAACTGATGTACGACAAGAAAATTGATTTGTTGGCTTGCCCtagatcaaaattcatctttCATTGTCTGCATGATTGAGTAACCAGAGCATCTCGCAAATTATAAGGCTGAAGAATCAAAGCGAATGAAGATGCCCACATTTTGAATGCCatatttgaagaaaaaattGGTGTTTGCTCTTTCTTCAAATGCTgaactcattttaaatttgatattattgtctTGGAGTTATAATATTTCATTTATTAAGTTGAAACCGTGGAATCCGCCTAGTGCCGCCTAGTCCCCGCCTAGGCGCTGGTCTGGCGCCCGACTAGCGCCTAGCGAATTTTAGAACCATGACTTTAACATGTAAATTCCTTTTACCTTAAACTGAATGGTTAGGATAACACATTGTTACATTGAAAACCATAAAaccaatatttcaaaaatattccGACAATTTTAAGTGAATTGAAGCAGCAACTGATGATGTAATCCAAAAGGCATTCCAATGCACATCTCAGACACTAAGGCACTAGTTACAGTGGTGAGTTATGATTGAATTGCAAATGCATTGTGAAGTACCTTGCTGAAGCACACCACCCATCAATCTATTTTGTCCCTGCACGTTTAGATTTCCTGAAGCACTGTTAGCATTTAAATTTAGGCGAGAAGCAAGCCCAGGAACAGAGAGTCCTCCAGCTGAGCTAATATTTCTGCCCATGTTTCCGCCACCAACTATGTTCCCAACGGAGCTTGTAATCCGTTGCCCTACGTTTCCCAGAGCAGGAGACACTCCCAGACCTGTGACAGCAGTCCGATTACCAATTGCAGTAGAGGTTGGGAGAATCCCAGGGATAGAACCTCCAACTCCGTTGGTGCTGCTACTATACCCCTGGTTGCCAACTACACTTATACCACCTCTATTTGGAATCCCTGAATGGCCATGCACACTGTTGTGAGAAATCTGTAGATCAGAAGACAACAAACAAGGAGTTCACCACAAGTCGTGTATGTATAACTTGTGATATAAACACTTATAGGCACATATTAGATGGTTCAAAATACCAATAGAACTTTTTCATTCTCTTTCTGCACGATATAATGTGTTTTCACTCTCTCTCCTTTGAGCATattctcaactccatattcaCATCCTTCAACATCAAGAAATCATATGCATATGCATAATGTAAAAGTGAAACCAAACCTGTGAAAGAGCGACCGGAAGGTTATTTGAAGCAAACCGTTGACTAGAAAGGTTGCCAGCAGCTTGTTGCACCCCAGTCGAAGGAATGTTATTCAAGACTGTATTTCGAGATCCGAGTGAACCAGACAAGTTAGGAACATTGAAGTTTCCGTGAATGTTGTGCAATCCCTGAATATTTCCTGTAAAAGAGAGTTTGCTGATGTAGGCGAATTTTGAGAACATAAAGAAGTTATTGTTGCAGCAAACAGCATACCACCATGATGAAAAACAGGAGAGCCACCACCTGACTGTGCAGAGAAAGACGGAGAAAAAGAGCGTCCTGCGGCGTCGGAGAGATTTGAAGTTGACCCATTCAGCGTCTGCAGTTACAGAATAaaagaatttataaatattGGACTACATGATTGTGCGACCTCAACATATAATATAGTATGTAACAAATAACCCTCATCCATTAAATGTAAGTTCTTATATGATCAGTACAGTATTTAGCCACTTTTTAGCATAGGAGGAGGATGATTTAACTAAAAACTGGAAAAGTAACTTTCCCAGTATTCATATTGATTACAGTGAAACCTAAAAGTACAAGATAGCAGAGGGTTTTGGGAGAGTCAAAAGCGTCCAAATGCATTTTATAGTTGCAGTACATGAAGTTGATCCTTTGATTCAGGCAAATAAGTAAAAAACATAAGCAGTTCAAATCATTCCCCCACAACGTACAACCACTGTATCTTAAAAAATGCTGCAGAAAGATAATTCCATCACCACacaaaatcccaaacaaacatggAATTATCCCACAAACAGCAGGAACTAATGACCTACGTAGAACATGGAATAAATCCATGCAAATTAAATGATATGCCAAAATACTTTGGGTGTATCCCAGTATGTCACAGAAAGCAACACAAGAGATTCTCCCATAAGTAATATCAGAATATGTTGGTCCTTTCAGCAAATAGATACAATCCATGTAAACTGTAAAACAGAGGTTTCGGAAACAAAAAGTATCAACAAGTCGTGCACGTCTTTATTCAGCAAGATGCTTTCAGGGAAAGTGATCACTCATTCTTGCCCATCCACAGTTTATTACCACCCCGGAAAATGACTTATCATTGCACAAACAGACAAAATAAACATACTGCAGTTGGCACCACATTTCTGAACCACAATTTATGAGCATAAATCTTTAATActatgttaagaaaataaaatgtttGGTAAAAAGATATAAATCTTTTATACTATGTTAAGAAAATGGATTGTTTGGTTTAAAAAAAAGTACTAATGTCTAGACGTCAACTACATATTAAACTTAGGGTGACAAATTTTAGTCATCACTTTAATGTATATTGAGACATGCTATAGCAAAATCAATGAAGGAAAAAGAGCATCAATCAATCATGGTGCACATTCACATTATCAGTTCATCAAGATGTATCACTGACACTGTATAAAGATCAGCCATTTACTAGATTGATAAGTCTTGATCAAATGACAGAAATCAGATTGGTCAAATGAAATTGTGCATCGCAAACACACCATGGAGCAGAGTAATCACGTTCAAAGATGCCAGCTATAGTGTTCGAAGTAAAAGAACCCAAATAATATCACATTTCTAAAGATTATCATCTGTATCGATAAATACATATCTGTTGTGGATGAAGGATCATTACATTAGGTAAACCTGACATTGTGAGAATGTCAACGGGTCATGAAGATAATTTTCCCTGGCAAGAAGCAGCTTTCCTTTTTCCTTTAAAGGAAAATTTCCAAACGTGATTTGGGGCCTGTTTCCTCTTAATTCactggcaaaaaaaaaaaaaaagaaacggAGAGCGAATGATTGAAACagccataaaaaaataatgagctgcAATAAAATCTATTATTGCAGAAAAAACATACAAAACTAGAATGTGGTGTAGAACTTCAGAAATTGAATCAGAAAGAAAGACATAATCATGAAAATACAGATTAGAGATGAAACACTGGGAATTCTAGAGACCCTGGGCATAA
It encodes:
- the LOC140887126 gene encoding probable NOT transcription complex subunit VIP2, whose protein sequence is MSGLPNTLNGSTSNLSDAAGRSFSPSFSAQSGGGSPVFHHGGNIQGLHNIHGNFNVPNLSGSLGSRNTVLNNIPSTGVQQAAGNLSSQRFASNNLPVALSQISHNSVHGHSGIPNRGGISVVGNQGYSSSTNGVGGSIPGILPTSTAIGNRTAVTGLGVSPALGNVGQRITSSVGNIVGGGNMGRNISSAGGLSVPGLASRLNLNANSASGNLNVQGQNRLMGGVLQQGSPQVLSMLGNSYPGAGGPLSQNLVQAVNNLNSMGILNDVNTHDGASFDINDFPQLTSRPSSSGGPQGQLGSLRKQGLGPIVQQNQEFSIQNEDFPALPGYKGGNADYSMDLHQKEQLHDSSVAMMQPQHFSMGRSAGFNFGPTFSSHRPQQQQQHAPAASGTGGPFSNVNNQDLLHLHSSEMFPSSNSNYHAQSGGPQGIGLRPLNSPSSVSGIGSYDQLLQQYQQHQGQSQFRLQQIPPVSQQYREQGMKQMQASQTAPDLYGLHGLLNVIRMSDPDLTSLALGIDLTTLGLNLNSTENLYKTFASPWSDEPAKGDPEFIVPQCYYAKQPPTLSLVYFSKFQLDTLFYIFYSMPKDEAQLFAANELYNRSWFYHREHRCWYMRVSNIEPLVKTNTYERGSYICFDPNTWETIRKENFVLHYDMLEKRPALPLPLPLPLPLPLPLPQH